GGATTGAGGGCAGGGACATCCAGCAGGGAGAACGCCTGACAACAGAGCAGATATATGATCTTGGTGCGCAACTACAGATGCTTCATCAGTATGGGCGTGTGCAGAATCAGACAGATCGAACAAAGGTACGGCCGACATATGGCAATATCCCTGAGAATTTGGTCATGCTAGGGCAGCTGGAGGAAGGTGTCCGATTGGGAATTTTTACAACGGAAGACTTCAATCTGCTTCGGGAGACGTTTGAGAACATTAACGAGCAGCTAGCAACGTACCCACAGCAGGCGGGGACATGGGGAATCATTCATGGGGATATTACTCGCAATAATCTGCTGATAACGGATCAGGGAATGTCCATGATTGATTTTTGTCTACACGGTTATGGTTATTATCTTTTCGATGCCGGAGGGGCAGCGCTTATGTTCAATCGGGAGGAACGTGACATATTCTTATCCGGATACACAAAAAAGATCGCACCACTGACGGATCGTGATATACGATTAATGGAAGGGTTCATGTTGATCTTTACACTTGGTTATTATGCTTTTCAGATGGCGAACGAGTCTAGGCACGAATGGATGAAAGATCGCATGCCGAAGCTATGTAGCAAGTATTGCAGACCATATGTACAGAACGAGAGTATCTTCTACGAACTGTGATTTATAATCCGGGTGTGCAGATCCTTAAGGGCTATGAATAGTGTAGCTCAAAGATATGGTTGCCTGAATACCCGAACAGTTTCGTGGACATTATCATAAATAGTAGTAAGCGCTTTATGAATTGAAGGAAAATGAAATAAGCTGTTTAAAAGTTCTTTTTATCGTATTAATGTGATGAAATCTGACAAAATATTCTGGTTTTCATCGGTTCAATCGAAAATGAAGGAAATACATCCAAAGATATCGTTAAGTTTGTTGACACTGATCTTCCGGTCGATTAATCTTAATGAAGAAGAATGAACAATTTCCATTACTGTTCTGACATACGCTCAGAATGGTTCCATACAGCGGATGATAACGAGCGGGAGAGACCTGAGTTAGCCGACCAAAATGGCTATTGTTCAGGCACCGAAGGAGCAAGCTGCTGCGCACCCAGCCCAGTGGTTAATCTCTCAGGTAAATGTACCATCGTTGGACGCAACTCTGGAGAGTGCGCGAACTGCGCCACCCAAGGGGTATATGATCAGTCAGTCCGGTGACTTGTCTGCAATTGCAGGCCATGCACCTTGTCGTGAGACACTGCTGAATCGTGAAACTCTCAGGTATCGAGGACAGAGAGAGGGCCTGAGGCCTTCTTCTGTCCTTTTTTGATGTCATCATTCAGTAATAAAGGAACATTATGGCATGGGATCTGGATGCAAATGACGAATACAATTGGAGGGTTATAAGGTGCGATTTAAAGATGTTTTCTCAATTATTGGTCCGTCGATGACGGGGCCTTCAAGTTCACATACAGCTGGAGCAGCAAGGCTGGGAAGAATCGCTCGTCAGTGGCTAGGTTGTACGCCTGAACGTGCCCGGCTGACACTATACGGTTCATTCGCTGATACGTATCAGGGGCACGGAACAGATCTGGCACTGATCGGTGGTCTTTTGGACTATGTCACAGACGATCCACGTATCCCGGATGCAGAGCAATACGCAGAGGAAGCGGGCATGGAGGTTGAGTTTTATACAAGCGGCCTGCCTGCTCCTCATCCCAATACGGTCAAAATTGAGTTGTGGCATGAAGGACGTACATGTTCCTTAATCGGTGCTTCTATTGGTGGTGGTAGTGTATCGGTGCATGCGATGAATGATTTTCGTGTTCAGATTAGTGGTGAGTTTCCGACACTCGTTCTGCGACATGCGGACAAAGCAGGAGTGCTCGCCTCGGTAACGTCCACGATCAGTTCATCCGGGGTTAACATCGGGTATATGCAGGTGGACCGGAAAGCCCGTGATGGCGAAGCGCTTACTGCGATGGAGATGGACGGCGTGCCGAATCCGGATATGCTCAAGCGTCTGAAGGAGCTGGATCATGTACTGGACATTCGTGTCATCGATTTGAAGAGAGGAGTTGATTCGGATGCGATTTAAACATTTACACGAACTGAATACGATCTGTACAGCGGAATCCAAAACGATTGCTCAACTGATGATCGAGGAGCAGGTTCAGGAGACCAATACACCGGAAGCGGATGTTGTGAAGCAGATGTCTGAATATTATCAGGTGATGAAGGAAGCGGTACGTAAAGGGTTAACGGAAGATACCACATCACGCAGTGGATTAACGGGTGGAGACGGTAAAAGAATGGCCGAGTACATTCGCAAGGGTGAGACTTGCTCTGGTGATGCTTCCGCACTTGCCATGGCGTATGCCCTGTGTGTATCTGAAGTGAATGCCTCCATGGGCCGGATTGTCGCAACACCAACAGCCGGTTCCTGCGGCATCATCCCTGGTGTGTTTATCAGCTCACAGGAGCGATTTGGCTGGACGGACGAACATCTGGTGAACGGGTTGTTCTGTGCAGGGGCGATTGGTTATGTCATTGCCAACAATTCATTTATCTCTGGTGCGGAAGGTGGCTGTCAGGCAGAAGTGGGTTCCGCGATCGGCATGGCTGCGGGTGCCATGGTTGAACTGCGTGGAGGTACACCGGAGCAGGTCGTTCATGCCGTAGGCCTGGCGTTAAAAAATACACTGGGCCTTATCTGCGATCCGGTCGCAGGCCTCGTTGAAATTCCGTGCATCGTCCGTAACGGACTGGGTGCCGTCACGGCACTGGCTGCGGCCGACATGGCATTGGCCGGAGTGCGTAGTGCCATTCCGTCAGATGAAGTCATTGACGTTATGCTGGAAGTAGGCAGTGCGATGCCGAGCCGCCACCGGGAGACGGCCCAAGGCGGACTGGCCCAGACACCAACTGGCCGCAAAATGATGCAGAAGCTGGCTAAACCGAAGGCAAAGCGTGCAGAGCCTGAGACGGAGTCCGCGACTGAAAATGAAAATGACGTAGAACCTAAGGCGTAATAGAATCGGTATGAATTAAATCTAACTTAACGCTATCTCATGTAGTCCTTAGTCTTGATTATTAAAGGTGATGCAGCGCTCTTTGCATGATACGAAAGGCCGATACAAACTCTTCCTGGTGAAGATTTGTATCGGCTATTTTTGTCTTTTACAACAAACAAAATAAAAACATATTGACGTTTTATATATCGTATTGATATATTAACAATTGTCATATATCAATACGATATATAAAAGAGCGAAACAAAACTAAAGGAGATGGTTAAAATGAAAGGAATTATCCGAACGAGTCTGCTGTTTTTGAAAAATGGAGCGACTATTGTGGGTCTAATTACGGCAGTGCTATTTCAGGTTTTCTTTAACATCATCTG
The window above is part of the Paenibacillus sp. 1781tsa1 genome. Proteins encoded here:
- a CDS encoding phosphotransferase enzyme family protein; protein product: MATDIIQNYTIEKPVVSYIRHNENLTYHVVDEASGQKYLLRIHQAAYASMSGIQHTPPALEAEMNLLHELNATTALRVQHPVRNVSGDWVTLWTSEAGKEICCTVLEWIEGRDIQQGERLTTEQIYDLGAQLQMLHQYGRVQNQTDRTKVRPTYGNIPENLVMLGQLEEGVRLGIFTTEDFNLLRETFENINEQLATYPQQAGTWGIIHGDITRNNLLITDQGMSMIDFCLHGYGYYLFDAGGAALMFNREERDIFLSGYTKKIAPLTDRDIRLMEGFMLIFTLGYYAFQMANESRHEWMKDRMPKLCSKYCRPYVQNESIFYEL
- the sdaAB gene encoding L-serine ammonia-lyase, iron-sulfur-dependent subunit beta; translation: MRFKDVFSIIGPSMTGPSSSHTAGAARLGRIARQWLGCTPERARLTLYGSFADTYQGHGTDLALIGGLLDYVTDDPRIPDAEQYAEEAGMEVEFYTSGLPAPHPNTVKIELWHEGRTCSLIGASIGGGSVSVHAMNDFRVQISGEFPTLVLRHADKAGVLASVTSTISSSGVNIGYMQVDRKARDGEALTAMEMDGVPNPDMLKRLKELDHVLDIRVIDLKRGVDSDAI
- the sdaAA gene encoding L-serine ammonia-lyase, iron-sulfur-dependent, subunit alpha, which produces MRFKHLHELNTICTAESKTIAQLMIEEQVQETNTPEADVVKQMSEYYQVMKEAVRKGLTEDTTSRSGLTGGDGKRMAEYIRKGETCSGDASALAMAYALCVSEVNASMGRIVATPTAGSCGIIPGVFISSQERFGWTDEHLVNGLFCAGAIGYVIANNSFISGAEGGCQAEVGSAIGMAAGAMVELRGGTPEQVVHAVGLALKNTLGLICDPVAGLVEIPCIVRNGLGAVTALAAADMALAGVRSAIPSDEVIDVMLEVGSAMPSRHRETAQGGLAQTPTGRKMMQKLAKPKAKRAEPETESATENENDVEPKA